The following are encoded in a window of Candidatus Nitrosotalea sinensis genomic DNA:
- the cobJ gene encoding precorrin-3B C(17)-methyltransferase has product MTGKLFIVGVGPGHHDHMTFRAKQAIEESNTIVGYETYVNLVEDLIEGKEVHRYAMTQEVERAHQCIDLAKSGKIVSLVSSGDPGIYGMAGLIYEILAEEGWDRKAGLSVEIVPGVSSLNSCAALVGSPLMTDFAVVSMSDLLVPWEIITKRVEAAAQGDFVIVIYNPASKKRIHQLQDTRKLLLKHRSPNTPVAIVKGAFRESEEIVLTDLENMEEHSDKLGMITTVIVGNSSTFRYKDLMINPRGYTSKYNIAEPQQTRK; this is encoded by the coding sequence ATGACCGGCAAGCTGTTTATCGTTGGTGTAGGACCGGGACACCATGATCATATGACTTTTCGAGCAAAACAAGCAATTGAGGAAAGTAATACCATTGTAGGATATGAGACATATGTCAATTTGGTTGAAGATCTAATTGAAGGAAAAGAAGTACATAGGTATGCAATGACACAAGAAGTAGAACGAGCTCATCAATGTATTGATCTTGCCAAATCTGGAAAAATAGTCTCTCTTGTATCAAGTGGGGATCCTGGAATCTATGGAATGGCAGGGCTAATCTATGAAATTTTGGCAGAAGAAGGATGGGATAGAAAAGCTGGTCTAAGTGTAGAAATTGTTCCAGGAGTTTCATCTCTTAATTCATGTGCTGCACTAGTTGGCTCACCGCTTATGACAGATTTTGCAGTAGTTAGCATGAGTGACCTTCTTGTTCCTTGGGAAATTATAACAAAAAGAGTGGAAGCTGCAGCTCAAGGAGATTTTGTTATTGTCATATACAATCCGGCAAGTAAGAAAAGAATACATCAATTACAGGATACTAGAAAACTACTTCTAAAACACAGGTCTCCAAATACTCCAGTTGCAATTGTCAAGGGTGCATTTAGAGAATCTGAAGAAATTGTTCTAACAGATCTTGAGAATATGGAAGAACATAGTGACAAGCTTGGTATGATAACCACTGTGATAGTTGGAAATTCTTCTACTTTCAGATACAAAGACCTAATGATAAACCCACGTGGTTATACATCCAAATACAATATAGCAGAGCCACAGCAGACAAGAAAATAA
- a CDS encoding TIGR03560 family F420-dependent LLM class oxidoreductase, with protein sequence MASVQIGLTLPQGWLDEFPTTNPHEQFSFSKNVALTAEKLGFDAGYVYDHFVPHPIDNRTETFFEAYTLLSAISTITSKLRIGQVVTCNSYRHPSLLAKMTSTLDAISNGRLEFGIGAGWFEYEYNAYGYDFNDPITRIEQLDESITIIKTMWQNQKSTFKGKHYSIKNAICQPKPMQKPHPPIMIGGAGKRLMKVAARHATRYNHPFGTPDILEEKIKLLQENCKLIKRNPAEIENSVLLRILIGKDKDDVKDIVSKLKKKNESIAEFVVRSKDSIALGTPDEVSSYLHQYMKIGINYFIVNFIGVSKSLEMLHLFSKNVRPTLK encoded by the coding sequence ATGGCATCAGTCCAGATAGGACTTACATTACCACAAGGATGGCTAGATGAGTTTCCTACCACAAATCCTCATGAACAATTCTCATTCTCAAAAAATGTTGCATTGACTGCAGAAAAACTTGGATTTGATGCAGGATATGTATATGATCACTTTGTACCTCATCCAATAGATAACCGTACTGAGACTTTTTTTGAGGCCTATACACTTCTCTCCGCAATATCCACAATAACATCAAAGCTTAGAATAGGTCAGGTAGTTACCTGCAATTCTTATCGACACCCATCATTGCTAGCAAAAATGACTTCTACACTTGACGCAATAAGTAATGGCAGATTAGAATTCGGCATTGGAGCAGGATGGTTTGAATATGAATACAATGCATACGGCTATGATTTTAACGATCCAATTACTAGAATAGAACAACTAGACGAATCCATTACCATAATCAAAACAATGTGGCAAAATCAAAAATCAACCTTCAAAGGCAAACACTATTCAATAAAAAATGCAATTTGCCAACCAAAACCCATGCAGAAACCTCATCCTCCAATCATGATAGGTGGTGCAGGAAAAAGGCTCATGAAAGTTGCAGCAAGGCATGCTACTAGATACAATCATCCTTTTGGCACTCCAGATATTTTAGAAGAAAAAATAAAACTATTACAAGAAAATTGTAAATTGATAAAAAGAAATCCTGCAGAAATAGAGAATTCTGTATTGTTGAGAATATTGATTGGAAAAGACAAAGATGATGTAAAAGATATTGTATCTAAGCTAAAAAAGAAAAACGAATCAATTGCAGAATTTGTTGTACGCTCAAAGGATAGCATTGCATTAGGTACCCCTGATGAAGTTAGCAGCTATCTACATCAATATATGAAAATTGGAATAAATTACTTTATTGTCAATTTTATAGGCGTGTCAAAATCGCTTGAGATGTTGCATCTCTTTTCTAAAAATGTAAGACCGACTCTCAAGTAG
- a CDS encoding tyrosine--tRNA ligase: MDVTEKIRLVTREPTEEVVTQEELLNLFNTNSHPRHYIGLEISGFMHLGSLILTGFKINDFIKAGVHCIVFLADWHTYLNNKLGGDWEKIRMVSKYYADAFKMFCPGVEIIEGSQLYESKKDYWMDLVKFSKNMSLERTMRSLTIMGRSTDKDKIDLGQLFYPPMQAVDIHTMDLDIVHAGMDQRKIHMLVREIFPKMKWKVPVAVHHHILAGLGEPEAVGSDPDAVSSKMSKSKSASGIFVHDTDEEINSKFKKAWCPEGIVEKNPVLEISKHIVFHEFNEMTVERPAKFGGNVTYTSYQDLESDFAQKKLHPSDLKSTVSRYVTDIIRPIRQKIVLTEELSEAIKRTT, encoded by the coding sequence ATGGATGTTACAGAAAAAATCAGACTGGTAACTAGAGAACCTACAGAAGAAGTTGTAACCCAAGAAGAATTGTTGAATCTATTTAATACAAATTCTCATCCAAGGCACTACATTGGACTTGAGATTTCTGGTTTTATGCACCTTGGAAGTCTTATACTTACAGGATTTAAGATAAATGACTTTATCAAAGCTGGAGTACATTGTATTGTATTTCTAGCAGATTGGCATACATATCTTAACAACAAACTAGGAGGAGACTGGGAAAAAATCAGGATGGTGTCCAAGTACTATGCTGATGCATTCAAGATGTTTTGTCCTGGGGTTGAGATTATTGAAGGTTCACAACTTTATGAATCAAAAAAAGACTATTGGATGGATCTTGTCAAGTTTTCAAAAAATATGTCGCTTGAAAGAACAATGCGTTCACTTACAATAATGGGAAGAAGTACTGATAAAGACAAAATTGATCTGGGTCAACTTTTCTATCCTCCAATGCAAGCTGTAGATATTCATACAATGGATTTGGATATAGTTCATGCAGGAATGGATCAGAGAAAGATCCACATGCTTGTAAGAGAGATCTTTCCAAAGATGAAATGGAAGGTTCCAGTTGCTGTTCATCATCACATACTTGCAGGCCTTGGAGAACCAGAAGCTGTAGGTTCAGACCCCGATGCAGTATCAAGCAAGATGAGTAAATCAAAATCTGCCTCGGGAATATTTGTACATGATACAGATGAAGAGATTAATTCAAAATTCAAAAAAGCTTGGTGCCCAGAGGGGATTGTAGAGAAGAACCCTGTGCTTGAGATATCAAAACATATTGTTTTTCATGAGTTCAATGAGATGACAGTGGAACGCCCAGCCAAATTTGGTGGTAATGTGACATATACAAGCTATCAAGATTTAGAAAGTGATTTTGCACAGAAAAAATTGCATCCATCAGACCTAAAGTCCACAGTTTCCAGATATGTCACGGACATAATAAGGCCTATCAGGCAGAAAATTGTGTTAACAGAAGAGCTTTCAGAGGCAATAAAGAGAACTACTTGA
- a CDS encoding DegT/DnrJ/EryC1/StrS family aminotransferase, protein MKIPINAPIIEKDEINEVSSVLTEKSLTSAANAGGKRVQEFENLLASYVKSKYAIAVNSGTAALQAALYALDVKQGDEVLIPSFTFVATANSILSVGAKPVFVDIRPENYTMDPIDLKKKITKKSKVIMPVHLYGNFSYMDEISEIADKHNLEIVEDACQSLGTTYKKKQSGTFSKMGCFSMYAAKVMTSGEGGAIVTDDKNIFEKLRKIRNHGMLHGYDTRILGLNLRLPEICAAIAKVQMKKLPKFLEKRKRNATILNELLSDLNIILPQERDNVEVNWYLYTIATKNRNKLIKQLNSQGIGATAYYPIPVHETPFYKKDIKLPLTEWAAKSVLSLPVNPLVTENNLHHISKVLHKIIK, encoded by the coding sequence TTGAAAATTCCAATAAATGCACCAATCATCGAGAAAGATGAGATAAATGAAGTAAGTTCTGTATTGACTGAAAAATCTCTTACATCTGCAGCAAATGCTGGCGGAAAACGAGTGCAAGAATTTGAAAATCTTTTAGCTTCATATGTCAAGTCAAAGTATGCTATTGCGGTAAATTCAGGAACTGCCGCATTACAAGCTGCACTCTATGCTCTTGATGTAAAGCAGGGAGATGAAGTCTTGATACCATCTTTTACATTTGTAGCAACTGCCAACTCGATTTTATCAGTTGGAGCAAAGCCTGTGTTTGTTGACATCCGGCCAGAAAACTATACCATGGACCCCATTGATCTCAAAAAGAAGATCACAAAAAAATCTAAAGTAATAATGCCAGTACACTTGTACGGAAATTTTTCATACATGGATGAAATTTCTGAAATCGCAGACAAGCATAATCTAGAGATAGTTGAAGATGCATGCCAATCTCTGGGAACCACCTATAAGAAGAAACAATCAGGAACATTTTCAAAAATGGGATGTTTTAGCATGTATGCTGCCAAAGTTATGACTTCTGGAGAAGGAGGTGCAATTGTTACAGATGATAAAAACATCTTTGAAAAATTGCGCAAGATACGAAATCACGGAATGCTTCATGGTTATGACACAAGAATACTTGGATTGAATCTCCGACTGCCTGAAATCTGTGCAGCTATAGCCAAAGTACAGATGAAAAAACTTCCAAAATTCTTAGAAAAGAGAAAAAGAAATGCTACCATTCTCAATGAGCTCTTATCTGATCTTAACATAATTCTGCCTCAAGAGAGAGACAACGTTGAAGTAAATTGGTATCTCTATACAATTGCAACAAAAAATCGTAATAAGCTGATAAAACAACTAAACTCACAAGGAATAGGTGCAACTGCATACTATCCAATACCTGTTCACGAGACTCCCTTTTACAAAAAAGACATCAAACTTCCTCTCACAGAATGGGCTGCCAAATCAGTTCTTAGTCTGCCAGTAAATCCGCTTGTTACAGAAAATAACTTGCATCATATATCTAAGGTGCTACATAAAATCATCAAATGA
- a CDS encoding tetrahydromethanopterin S-methyltransferase subunit A: MNLIEEIAGEICKIILPIEEEVFFGNSKSNIAICTLSSITLLQDISKSPIINDVAIVGRLLSENKGIDALVRSMLSNKKIDTLILYGKEVLGHKSGDSLICLHKNGIDENHRIMGSSSPHPILTLTKKQVLEFQNQVKIINKIGETSISKLTGIVESLKKTQ, encoded by the coding sequence ATGAATCTGATTGAGGAAATTGCAGGAGAAATATGCAAAATTATACTTCCAATAGAGGAAGAAGTATTTTTTGGTAATTCTAAATCTAACATTGCCATTTGTACTCTATCCAGCATCACATTGTTGCAAGACATTTCCAAATCCCCTATCATAAATGATGTTGCAATAGTTGGAAGATTATTATCTGAGAATAAGGGAATTGATGCACTTGTAAGATCTATGTTGTCAAACAAAAAAATTGATACATTGATACTTTATGGCAAAGAAGTACTTGGACACAAATCTGGAGACTCACTTATCTGTCTTCATAAAAATGGTATTGATGAAAATCACAGAATCATGGGTTCATCAAGTCCACATCCAATTTTAACACTTACAAAAAAACAAGTATTAGAATTTCAAAACCAAGTAAAAATTATCAACAAAATAGGTGAAACTAGTATCTCAAAATTGACAGGCATTGTTGAATCCTTAAAGAAAACTCAGTAA
- a CDS encoding dUTPase yields the protein MDDKLDTIFSMQKSLEKMMNLERYPKDTQGKISALCTAIIHEAVELQMNTNWKWWKKPTPFNEAAAREELIDIWHFVVQASLELNMTPEDILKEYQKKNQINKQRQLDGY from the coding sequence ATGGATGACAAGCTAGATACAATTTTCAGCATGCAGAAAAGTCTTGAAAAGATGATGAATCTTGAACGTTATCCAAAAGATACACAAGGAAAGATCTCTGCCTTGTGTACTGCAATAATTCATGAGGCGGTTGAACTTCAAATGAATACAAATTGGAAGTGGTGGAAAAAACCTACTCCATTTAATGAGGCAGCAGCACGTGAAGAACTGATAGATATTTGGCACTTTGTAGTTCAAGCATCTCTTGAGCTAAACATGACTCCAGAGGATATTTTAAAAGAATATCAAAAAAAGAATCAGATAAACAAGCAGAGACAGTTAGATGGTTACTGA
- a CDS encoding PfkB family carbohydrate kinase: MLTVFGSIAYDTIRTPRKVIKNALGGAATYAAISASFFVKPGLIGVVGQDFPKNYQKILNNFVDTKGVVHAKGKTFHYDGSYDATLSIRTTNKTELNVLKDFKPTVPEEYRKSEFVYLANNDPVQNTKILKEFGNAKFSMCDTIEFWISSKRSDVIKMMGAVDSVVINDEEAKLLTKTHNLIKAAKKIMEWGTRYVIIKKGEHGSLLFYDDVIFPSPAFSMEDIVDPTGAGDSFAGGMIGYLASKNSTKMSTIREAAVYGNIMGSFAVEKYGVYGITGLKRLDIKKRFDKYKTMVHF; encoded by the coding sequence ATGCTTACAGTATTTGGTTCAATAGCATACGATACAATAAGAACTCCTAGGAAGGTTATCAAAAATGCATTAGGAGGAGCTGCAACATATGCTGCAATATCTGCAAGTTTCTTTGTCAAGCCTGGACTTATCGGAGTTGTAGGGCAAGACTTTCCAAAAAACTATCAAAAAATCCTCAATAATTTTGTTGACACCAAGGGAGTAGTTCATGCAAAAGGCAAGACTTTTCATTATGACGGAAGCTATGATGCAACTTTGAGCATACGTACAACAAACAAAACAGAACTGAATGTGTTAAAGGATTTCAAACCAACTGTTCCAGAAGAATATCGCAAGTCAGAGTTTGTATATCTTGCAAATAACGATCCAGTCCAAAATACAAAAATCTTGAAGGAATTTGGCAATGCCAAGTTCTCTATGTGTGATACGATAGAATTTTGGATATCAAGTAAGCGAAGCGATGTTATCAAAATGATGGGGGCAGTAGATTCTGTTGTTATCAATGATGAGGAAGCAAAATTGCTTACAAAGACCCACAACCTGATCAAGGCTGCAAAAAAGATCATGGAATGGGGCACGAGGTATGTAATAATAAAAAAAGGCGAACATGGTTCTTTGCTATTTTATGATGATGTTATATTTCCGTCACCTGCATTTTCAATGGAAGATATTGTAGATCCAACAGGTGCAGGAGATTCCTTTGCTGGAGGAATGATAGGATATCTAGCTAGTAAAAACAGTACAAAGATGTCGACTATTAGAGAAGCTGCAGTATATGGAAACATCATGGGTTCGTTTGCAGTAGAAAAATACGGGGTATACGGAATAACCGGATTAAAGAGATTAGACATTAAGAAAAGATTTGATAAATACAAGACCATGGTGCATTTCTGA
- a CDS encoding peptidylprolyl isomerase, whose amino-acid sequence MPKATIETNFGNMVLELFPNIAPETVRNFSKLAKSNFYDGTLFHRVIPGFMIQGGDPNTKKSDKSNWGMGGPGYTIKAEFNSRSHLRGIVSMARAMDPNSAGSQFFIVTTDSTFLDKQYTVFGQVLQGMDVADKIVNLPRDKNDCPHQEAKIIRISVSE is encoded by the coding sequence GTGCCAAAGGCAACTATAGAGACAAATTTTGGTAATATGGTCTTAGAATTATTTCCAAATATTGCCCCAGAAACTGTGAGAAATTTCTCAAAATTAGCAAAAAGTAACTTTTATGATGGAACATTGTTTCATCGTGTAATTCCTGGTTTTATGATTCAAGGAGGGGACCCAAATACAAAGAAATCAGACAAGAGTAATTGGGGCATGGGTGGACCAGGATATACCATAAAGGCGGAATTTAATTCTCGTTCTCATTTAAGAGGTATAGTGTCCATGGCAAGAGCAATGGACCCAAATAGTGCAGGTTCACAGTTTTTCATAGTAACAACAGATAGCACCTTCCTAGACAAACAATACACAGTTTTTGGCCAAGTCCTACAAGGAATGGATGTGGCAGATAAGATTGTCAATCTCCCAAGGGACAAAAATGACTGTCCACATCAGGAAGCAAAGATTATTCGCATAAGTGTATCAGAGTAG
- the bluB gene encoding 5,6-dimethylbenzimidazole synthase, giving the protein MIGDFSPEEKDGFYKAVFSRRDVRSHFTSDPIDEKILTKILNAAHHAPSVGFSQPWNFILVRNNETRKQVKDSFDRERTRSSTLVEDPKRSKYLSLRLQGILDCDVNICVTYDPTKFGPFVIGRSSIPETGIYSVCCAIQNLWLAARTEGIGVGWVSILSNDDLKKILEIPEHVVPVAYLCLGHVSNFADKPDLESAGWLPRLGLKDVVFYEKWNNSNDPNWQQIRQMIISNLDYA; this is encoded by the coding sequence ATGATTGGTGATTTTTCACCAGAGGAGAAGGATGGCTTTTACAAGGCAGTATTTTCAAGAAGAGATGTTAGATCTCATTTTACTTCAGATCCTATTGATGAGAAAATACTTACAAAGATACTCAATGCTGCTCATCATGCACCATCTGTCGGGTTTTCGCAACCATGGAATTTCATCCTAGTAAGAAACAATGAGACACGAAAACAAGTTAAAGATTCATTTGATAGGGAGCGAACTCGCTCCTCAACTCTTGTTGAAGATCCAAAGAGATCAAAATATTTGTCACTTAGGCTTCAAGGAATTTTGGATTGCGATGTAAACATATGCGTTACATATGATCCTACAAAATTTGGTCCATTTGTAATAGGACGATCTAGTATTCCAGAGACTGGGATCTATAGCGTTTGTTGTGCAATACAAAATCTTTGGCTTGCAGCAAGAACAGAAGGAATAGGAGTTGGTTGGGTTAGCATACTTTCAAATGATGATCTCAAGAAAATTCTTGAGATTCCTGAACATGTAGTTCCTGTAGCATACCTTTGTCTTGGACATGTTTCGAATTTTGCAGACAAGCCAGATTTGGAAAGTGCTGGTTGGTTGCCTAGGCTTGGTTTGAAAGATGTTGTGTTTTATGAAAAGTGGAATAATTCTAATGATCCTAACTGGCAACAGATTCGGCAAATGATCATCTCAAATCTAGATTACGCTTAA
- a CDS encoding pyridoxamine 5'-phosphate oxidase family protein, which translates to MIKFTIKESEFLKENEGCRIATCANDVPHIAPVSYYFEDGFFYFATDYDTKKYANLKKNNKIAITVDHYLPGKHKAVVVQGTATLIDNGPQFKRLYEIFFKKFAWVRENPWKEDEAPFVKISPKTKTSWGLG; encoded by the coding sequence ATGATAAAATTTACCATAAAAGAATCAGAATTTCTAAAAGAAAATGAAGGATGCAGAATAGCTACATGTGCAAATGATGTACCACACATAGCTCCAGTCTCATATTATTTTGAAGATGGATTTTTCTATTTTGCAACTGATTATGACACAAAAAAATATGCAAATCTAAAAAAGAATAACAAAATTGCGATCACTGTAGATCACTACTTGCCGGGAAAACACAAGGCCGTAGTTGTGCAAGGAACAGCCACACTAATTGATAATGGACCGCAATTCAAACGTCTGTATGAAATATTTTTCAAAAAATTTGCCTGGGTCAGAGAAAATCCATGGAAAGAAGATGAAGCACCATTTGTAAAGATTAGTCCTAAAACCAAAACAAGTTGGGGACTAGGCTAG
- a CDS encoding LEA type 2 family protein, with translation MISKGRLVIIACFAGLGAMMLFFYVYANSFQGDLNKVIVSIDSITVLDENKLDKRAHLDVRFNLQNPTTIVLTVSTINYQLYANGVNIGEGHFTTEDIPEAGRPALFANSTLTLPTTFDLVNSGQIAKQYSDITTNQPVKYEVKGQITIESFLTAVIKDFDLNFG, from the coding sequence TTGATAAGCAAGGGAAGACTAGTCATAATAGCATGCTTTGCAGGCCTTGGAGCAATGATGTTATTTTTCTATGTTTATGCAAATTCTTTCCAGGGTGACCTTAACAAAGTAATAGTAAGCATTGATAGTATCACAGTACTTGATGAAAACAAGCTGGACAAACGTGCACATCTTGATGTTAGATTCAATCTACAAAATCCCACAACAATTGTATTAACTGTATCAACGATCAATTATCAGCTATACGCAAATGGTGTTAACATAGGAGAAGGTCACTTTACTACAGAAGACATACCAGAGGCTGGAAGACCTGCACTTTTTGCAAATAGTACCTTGACATTGCCCACAACATTTGATCTTGTAAATAGTGGACAGATTGCTAAACAATATTCAGATATTACAACCAATCAACCTGTAAAATATGAAGTCAAAGGACAGATAACTATTGAATCATTCTTGACAGCAGTCATCAAAGACTTTGATTTGAATTTCGGCTAG
- a CDS encoding CopD family protein, protein MLIADALIMWAHLLAASIWVGGSIFIGIVLAPLLKTISDSVEGRLSIMIRVGRKFNKIGVPSLIVLIVTGIYNSAGVITKPSMILDTNYGIVLLIKVLLVIALIIIFAIHVRLIRGEVERKIESKELSGDALQKLRSKIITLGRLTVIISILILLMAALLHAGV, encoded by the coding sequence ATGCTAATTGCTGACGCACTCATAATGTGGGCTCATCTTCTAGCTGCATCAATTTGGGTTGGTGGTTCAATATTCATTGGCATAGTTCTTGCACCTCTTCTAAAGACAATTTCCGATTCTGTGGAGGGAAGACTGTCTATAATGATCCGGGTTGGGCGCAAATTTAACAAAATCGGTGTCCCGTCCCTTATAGTACTGATAGTGACTGGAATTTACAATTCTGCTGGAGTAATTACCAAGCCATCCATGATACTTGATACTAACTACGGGATAGTCCTTCTCATCAAGGTACTACTTGTAATTGCATTGATAATCATATTTGCAATACATGTACGACTTATTCGAGGTGAGGTAGAACGAAAAATAGAATCAAAAGAACTTTCAGGCGATGCCCTTCAAAAATTACGCTCAAAAATTATAACACTAGGAAGACTTACAGTAATAATTTCAATTCTGATATTATTGATGGCTGCACTTTTACATGCAGGTGTCTGA
- the rtcA gene encoding RNA 3'-terminal phosphate cyclase: MEPIRIDGGFGEGGGQIIRSAVTLSAVTGKPVEIENIRKNRKVPGLRPQHLLGVKILSKICQAKVEGLQVNSTSLKFSPSHGLDLDLQEDVGTAGSISLILQVLIPAVSLMRKSLKLSIIGGTDVPFSPTMDYTKHVFGNAMSRVGINFDLEVKRRGYYPKGGGLVKVQIHPCTALHSTSLLHRKTRNASLLCTYSHIPRQEIENQVQDAKDVLVANGFDCEFTIREENAQDKGCSILIFSHDADSVTGYDGIYQKSLNGLGKFVAEKFVEENLGVDRFLSDMLVVPLSLVKDTSVYRVRSITKHLETNLFVASKMTGCKYGIGKLDNGFEVRIAGISDTCM, translated from the coding sequence ATGGAACCAATAAGAATAGACGGAGGATTTGGCGAAGGAGGCGGACAGATAATCCGAAGTGCAGTTACCTTGTCCGCAGTCACAGGAAAACCAGTTGAGATAGAAAATATTAGAAAAAACAGAAAAGTTCCAGGTCTAAGACCACAACATCTTCTTGGTGTGAAAATTTTGTCAAAGATTTGTCAAGCCAAGGTGGAAGGCCTTCAGGTAAATTCAACTTCATTGAAATTTTCTCCTTCACATGGATTAGATCTGGATCTGCAGGAAGATGTTGGTACTGCTGGAAGCATCTCGCTTATCTTGCAAGTTTTGATTCCTGCAGTTTCTCTTATGAGAAAAAGTCTGAAATTATCAATTATTGGAGGCACCGATGTTCCCTTTAGTCCTACCATGGATTACACAAAACATGTTTTTGGTAATGCCATGTCAAGAGTTGGGATTAATTTTGATCTTGAGGTAAAAAGAAGAGGGTATTATCCAAAAGGAGGCGGGCTGGTTAAAGTGCAGATACATCCATGCACTGCTTTACATTCTACATCACTTCTTCACAGGAAGACCAGAAATGCTAGTCTTTTGTGCACTTACTCACATATACCAAGGCAAGAAATAGAAAACCAAGTACAGGATGCAAAAGATGTTCTTGTTGCAAATGGATTTGATTGTGAATTTACAATAAGAGAAGAAAATGCTCAAGACAAAGGATGTTCAATTTTGATATTTTCCCATGATGCAGATTCTGTTACGGGTTATGATGGAATATATCAAAAGAGTTTGAATGGTCTTGGTAAATTTGTTGCGGAAAAATTTGTGGAAGAAAATTTAGGGGTTGACAGATTTCTTTCAGACATGCTAGTTGTTCCACTTTCACTTGTAAAAGATACTTCAGTGTACAGAGTTAGAAGCATTACAAAACATTTGGAAACAAATCTGTTTGTTGCGTCAAAAATGACTGGTTGCAAATATGGAATAGGGAAACTTGATAATGGCTTTGAAGTTAGAATTGCAGGGATCTCAGACACCTGCATGTAA
- a CDS encoding class I SAM-dependent methyltransferase: MSDKTSVHTASIIDQFTKQANPFAKKQGHSDERAFKLMYDLTQVTNTDSVLDVACGPGLVSCAFAKIAKHVTGIDITPAMIEKAKLLQHERLLNNLTWNIGNASPLVFPDELFSLVITRYSFHHFLEPEKVLSEMIRVCKRGGRIAVIDVTPRPEKALAYDHIEKLRDPSHVRAIPFDELLDMVKKFGLTNISAAFYRLESELEEQLAASFPNPGDDQKIRNLIQNDLGIDKMDLKCYTKDEMTYFSYPTSIIVAYKP, translated from the coding sequence TTGTCAGATAAAACATCAGTTCATACAGCATCTATAATAGATCAATTTACAAAGCAAGCAAACCCATTTGCTAAAAAACAGGGACACTCCGATGAAAGAGCATTCAAGCTCATGTATGATCTTACCCAAGTTACTAACACTGATTCTGTATTGGATGTAGCATGTGGCCCAGGTCTTGTATCATGCGCATTTGCTAAAATTGCAAAGCATGTTACTGGAATAGACATTACACCAGCAATGATAGAGAAAGCAAAACTTCTACAACATGAAAGACTGTTGAATAATTTGACATGGAATATTGGAAACGCTTCTCCACTTGTTTTTCCAGATGAATTATTTTCTCTAGTAATTACAAGATATAGTTTTCATCATTTTCTAGAACCGGAGAAAGTTTTGTCAGAAATGATACGAGTATGCAAGCGTGGGGGTAGGATAGCGGTAATTGATGTTACTCCCAGACCTGAAAAGGCACTTGCATATGATCACATTGAAAAACTTCGTGATCCCTCTCATGTGAGAGCTATACCATTTGATGAATTACTAGACATGGTAAAAAAATTTGGATTGACAAATATCTCAGCTGCATTTTATCGTCTTGAATCTGAACTTGAAGAACAACTTGCTGCATCATTTCCAAATCCTGGAGATGATCAAAAGATTCGTAATCTTATCCAAAATGATCTTGGAATTGATAAGATGGATCTCAAATGTTATACAAAAGATGAAATGACATACTTTTCTTATCCTACATCCATCATTGTAGCCTACAAACCCTAA